A single region of the Biomaibacter acetigenes genome encodes:
- a CDS encoding transketolase, whose protein sequence is MRETADRIRKDSIWMSTRAGTGHLGPALSLAEILAVLYKGIMRYDPQNPGWPKRDRFILSKGHGCLALYSILSQAGFFERKLLEEFCSKYDTMLPGHPEMKLPGVEANTGSLGHGIALGMGMALAARIDGRDSRVFVVTGDGELQEGSNWEAAMTAAHHRLDNLIVIVDRNKLQLGDFTENISQLEPLADKWKSFGWGVRVVDGHNIEELLSTFKQVPFVCGKPSAVIASTIKGKGLKAAENKIEWHYKVLTRQQYEELKNELSLEELGHE, encoded by the coding sequence ATAAGAGAGACTGCCGACAGAATCAGAAAGGATTCCATCTGGATGAGCACCAGGGCGGGGACCGGACATCTGGGGCCCGCACTTTCCCTGGCGGAAATCCTGGCTGTGCTGTATAAAGGCATAATGCGTTATGACCCGCAAAATCCAGGCTGGCCCAAAAGGGATAGATTCATCTTGAGCAAAGGCCACGGCTGCCTGGCGCTTTATTCCATCCTTTCGCAGGCGGGTTTTTTTGAGAGAAAACTACTAGAAGAATTTTGTTCAAAATATGACACCATGCTTCCGGGGCATCCCGAGATGAAGCTTCCGGGGGTTGAGGCCAACACTGGCTCGCTGGGGCACGGTATAGCCCTTGGTATGGGGATGGCGCTGGCGGCACGCATAGATGGAAGGGACAGCAGAGTTTTTGTAGTGACGGGCGATGGGGAGCTGCAGGAAGGAAGCAACTGGGAGGCCGCCATGACGGCTGCCCATCACAGACTGGATAATCTGATAGTGATAGTAGACAGGAATAAACTTCAACTGGGAGATTTTACGGAAAATATAAGTCAGCTGGAGCCTCTGGCGGACAAATGGAAGTCTTTTGGATGGGGCGTCAGGGTTGTGGACGGCCACAATATAGAAGAATTGCTTTCGACATTTAAACAGGTTCCTTTTGTTTGCGGCAAGCCCTCCGCCGTTATTGCCAGTACCATAAAAGGCAAGGGTTTAAAAGCGGCCGAAAATAAAATCGAGTGGCACTATAAGGTGCTGACTCGACAGCAGTATGAAGAATTAAAAAATGAACTGTCACTGGAGGAACTTGGCCATGAGTGA
- a CDS encoding transaldolase family protein — MVRNIYNTGAMERLGQTSGDMELWWDSNPLVYEKWCESFIESAPEDLKELITLQLAKMWDEKSDPANWVFRGVTTNPPLTKAVFDKLKDQWERIIRDLIRQNPCMDYRQIAWEAYKEACRRGAARYMPLFETSGYKYGYVSAQVDPRLLTDAREMVRQGLELKALQPNIMVKIPATRAGVLAIFILTSLGVPTNATLCFTLPQIMAVAEAVKQGKETGENYGTDYSRWRSVITIMIGRFEDAKIFAEQASEKGIELTEKMKRWAGIAITKKACRILAERNYPSKMLVASGRVSPKINDIQYIWHIEKLAGCNLVFTMNPELIKSFMLLYMDRPVENSSGEPVPDDVLEKLLKIPYFAEGYGEDTIKPEDFEKIEPTVTTYNQFSKAVIDLENYVQSLF, encoded by the coding sequence AAATGGTGTGAAAGTTTCATCGAATCCGCACCAGAAGATTTAAAAGAGCTGATTACCCTGCAATTAGCAAAAATGTGGGATGAAAAATCGGATCCGGCAAACTGGGTTTTCAGGGGGGTAACCACAAATCCGCCCCTCACCAAAGCAGTGTTTGACAAACTTAAAGATCAGTGGGAAAGGATAATTAGGGATTTAATACGGCAAAATCCCTGTATGGACTACAGGCAGATTGCCTGGGAAGCGTATAAAGAAGCCTGCAGAAGGGGCGCCGCGCGCTACATGCCTTTATTTGAAACATCCGGCTATAAGTACGGTTACGTTTCCGCTCAGGTAGATCCAAGGCTTCTTACTGATGCGAGGGAAATGGTAAGGCAGGGATTGGAACTGAAAGCCCTGCAGCCGAACATCATGGTGAAAATCCCGGCCACCAGGGCTGGAGTGCTGGCTATTTTTATTCTCACATCTCTTGGGGTCCCCACCAATGCCACCCTTTGCTTTACGCTGCCGCAGATAATGGCTGTGGCTGAAGCCGTAAAGCAGGGAAAAGAAACCGGAGAAAATTACGGAACGGATTATTCCAGATGGCGCTCGGTCATCACCATAATGATAGGCAGGTTCGAAGACGCCAAAATCTTTGCCGAACAGGCCTCGGAAAAAGGTATAGAATTGACTGAAAAAATGAAAAGATGGGCTGGGATTGCCATAACCAAAAAAGCCTGCCGGATACTGGCGGAAAGGAATTACCCCAGCAAGATGCTCGTAGCCTCCGGCAGGGTAAGTCCAAAGATAAATGATATCCAGTATATATGGCATATCGAAAAACTCGCCGGATGCAATCTGGTATTTACCATGAATCCCGAGTTAATAAAATCCTTTATGCTGCTCTATATGGATAGGCCGGTTGAAAATAGTAGCGGAGAACCCGTTCCGGACGATGTTTTGGAAAAACTCTTGAAGATACCGTATTTTGCGGAAGGTTACGGTGAGGATACCATCAAACCCGAAGATTTCGAAAAAATAGAACCGACCGTTACCACTTATAATCAGTTTTCAAAGGCCGTAATAGATTTGGAAAACTATGTGCAATCGTTGTTTTAG